The proteins below are encoded in one region of Gemmatimonadota bacterium:
- a CDS encoding sulfatase → MSKKNPNIILINCDDLGYADIGCYGSTLNKTPALDRLAEQGIRFTDFYAAAPVCTPSRAAMLAGSYPRRLNMHAFDVRKIDGSGEVIEKRGVLFPGQAEGLNPREKTIASVLKEGGYTTKVIGKWHVGDQPEFLPAHYGFDSWFGIPYSNDMGLQTRRPGVAWAEHIEVPLPLMRDSVVVQEQPDQTSITERYTEEAVTFIRENAGRPFFLYFAHTYVHNPLFVPEVFEKQSENGVLGAAVAHIDWSLAMLEYELERCGLTDDTLIIFVSDNGGASKSVNTPLRGFKGSTWEGGQRVNCIMKWPARIPAGTTCNEISTMMDFLPTFADITGADIEDGVIRDGHTILGLMTQEAGASSGYKKFLYFKEGNLDAIRSGDYKLHLHLKELYNLDADIGETDNKYDELPDVVQKLEDAAESARVDLGDDITGVTGANQRPCGRVENPKPLTTYDPNHPYIVALYDMSE, encoded by the coding sequence ATGTCAAAAAAGAATCCGAACATCATCCTCATAAATTGCGACGACCTGGGCTACGCCGATATCGGCTGTTATGGATCAACGCTCAACAAGACACCGGCGCTCGACCGGTTGGCCGAACAAGGCATACGTTTTACCGATTTCTACGCTGCCGCTCCAGTATGCACCCCCTCCAGAGCTGCTATGCTGGCTGGCTCATACCCTCGAAGGCTCAACATGCATGCTTTCGACGTTCGCAAAATCGATGGTTCAGGAGAGGTCATCGAAAAACGTGGGGTGTTGTTTCCTGGGCAGGCAGAGGGGTTGAACCCCCGGGAGAAGACGATTGCGTCGGTGTTGAAGGAGGGTGGGTACACAACAAAAGTCATCGGAAAGTGGCATGTGGGAGACCAACCTGAGTTTTTACCTGCTCATTATGGTTTCGATTCCTGGTTTGGGATACCGTATAGCAACGACATGGGGCTTCAAACCCGGAGGCCCGGAGTCGCGTGGGCAGAACATATTGAGGTTCCTCTTCCGCTCATGCGAGATAGCGTGGTGGTACAGGAACAGCCCGATCAGACCTCCATTACGGAACGATATACCGAGGAGGCCGTGACGTTCATCCGAGAAAACGCTGGTCGGCCGTTTTTTCTCTATTTCGCGCATACCTATGTACACAACCCATTGTTCGTACCGGAAGTCTTCGAAAAACAATCTGAGAACGGCGTCCTCGGTGCAGCAGTTGCGCATATTGACTGGAGTTTGGCGATGCTCGAATACGAGCTCGAACGGTGCGGATTGACGGACGATACACTCATTATCTTTGTATCCGATAATGGTGGCGCGAGCAAGAGCGTTAATACACCCTTGCGTGGATTCAAGGGATCGACATGGGAAGGCGGTCAGCGGGTGAACTGCATTATGAAATGGCCTGCACGAATTCCTGCAGGCACGACCTGTAACGAAATCAGCACCATGATGGATTTCCTGCCGACATTCGCTGACATAACTGGAGCCGATATTGAAGATGGCGTCATTCGAGATGGTCATACGATACTGGGGCTCATGACGCAGGAAGCTGGCGCATCATCCGGATACAAAAAATTTCTGTACTTCAAGGAGGGCAATCTTGATGCGATACGGAGTGGCGACTATAAGCTGCATCTCCATCTTAAAGAGTTGTACAATCTGGATGCCGACATCGGAGAGACGGATAATAAGTACGACGAACTTCCTGACGTGGTTCAGAAGCTCGAAGATGCAGCGGAATCAGCCCGTGTGGATTTGGGCGACGACATCACGGGCGTTACCGGTGCGAACCAACGTCCCTGTGGTCGGGTGGAAAATCCTAAGCCACTCACGACGTACGATCCCAACCATCCCTATATCGTCGCGTTGTATGATATGTCGGAATAG